One Ochotona princeps isolate mOchPri1 chromosome 29, mOchPri1.hap1, whole genome shotgun sequence genomic region harbors:
- the LOC101526749 gene encoding testis-specific serine/threonine-protein kinase 1 translates to MDDAAVLKRRGYIMGINLGEGSYAKVKSAYSERLKFNVAVKIIDRRRAPTDFLERFLPREIEILAMLNHRHIIKTYEIFETSDGKVYIIMELAVQGDLLEFIKTRGALTEDEARPKFRQLSSAIKYCHDLDIVHRDLKCENLLLDKDFNIKLSDFGFSKRCLRDDNGELALSRTFCGSAAYAAPEVLQGIPYQPKVYDIWSLGVILYIMVCGSMPYDDSNIKKMLRIQKEHRLNFPRSKNLTGECRDLIYRMLQPDVSRRLKIDEVLGHSWMHPQTRVPSSTVINREQRSVSVPALTPIPETVSDRKSATQVEPKEESQPESPPETKPEDDAVQGSRQPEMLASPSELPPGDPEQAPPPQLPEGTHT, encoded by the coding sequence ATGGATGACGCAGCCGTCCTCAAGCGACGAGGCTACATCATGGGGATAAATTTGGGAGAGGGCTCCTATGCGAAAGTCAAATCCGCTTACTCTGAGCGCCTCAAGTTCAACGTGGCGGTCAAGATCATCGACCGCAGGAGAGCCCCAACAGACTTCTTGGAGAGGTTTCTTCCTCGGGAAATTGAGATCCTGGCCATGCTGAACCACCGCCACATCATCAAGACCTATGAGATCTTCGAGACATCAGACGGCAAGGTGTACATCATCATGGAGCTTGCCGTCCAGGGCGACCTCCTCGAGTTCATCAAAACCCGAGGGGCTCTGACCGAGGATGAGGCACGCCCCAAGTTCCGCCAGCTTTCCTCAGCCATCAAGTACTGCCATGACCTGGACATCGTCCACCGAGACCTCAAGTGTGAGAACCTCCTCCTTGACAAGGACTTCAACATCAAGCTGTCCGACTTTGGCTTCTCCAAGCGCTGCCTGCGAGATGACAATGGTGAGCTGGCGCTGAGCAGGACCTTCTGTGGCTCAGCAGCGTACGCGGCCCCCGAGGTGCTGCAGGGCATCCCCTACCAGCCCAAGGTCTATGACATCTGGAGCCTGGGCGTGATCCTCTACATCATGGTGTGTGGCTCCATGCCCTACGACGACTCCAACATCAAGAAGATGCTGCGCATCCAGAAGGAGCACCGCCTCAACTTTCCACGCTCCAAGAACCTGACGGGTGAGTGCAGGGACCTCATCTACCGAATGCTCCAGCCCGATGTCAGCCGGCGGCTGAAAATCGACGAGGTCCTCGGCCACTCCTGGATGCACCCCCAGACACGGGTACCGTCCTCCACAGTCATCAACAGGGAGCAGAGGTCTGTGTCGGTCCCAGCCCTAACCCCGATCCCAGAAACTGTCTCTGACAGGAAGTCAGCTACCCAGGTGGAGCCTAAGGAGGAGTCACAGCCCGAGTCCCCACCGGAGACAAAACCTGAGGACGACGcagtgcaggggtccaggcagcCTGAGATGCTGGCCTCCCCCAGCGAGCTGCCACCAGGGGACCCAGAGCAAGCGCCCCCTCCTCAGCTTCCAGAGGGAACACACACCTAG
- the ESS2 gene encoding splicing factor ESS-2 homolog isoform X1, which produces METPGSGTRDLSLPAASGRPRKRAASELGAASSKPRVLDEEEFIEGLQKVIQRDFFPDVEKLQAQKEYLEAEESGDLERMRQIAIKFGSALGKMSREPAPYVTPATFETPEVHTGPTVVGNKLRPRGRGLEDAGEAAEEEEEKEPLPSLDVFLSRYTSEDNASFQDIMEVAKEKNRARHAWLYQAEEEFKKRQKDNLALPSAEHQAIESSQAGVETWKYKAKNSLMYYPEGVPDEEQLFKKPRQVVHKNTRFLRDPFSQALSRSQLQQAAALNAQHKQGKVGPDGKELIPQESPRVAGFGFVATPSPAPGVNESPLMTWGEVENTPLRVEGSETPYVDRTPGPAFKILEPGRRERLGLKMANEAAAKNRAKKQEALRRVTENLASLTPKGLSPAMSPALQRLVSRTTSKYTDRALRASYTPSPARSTQLKTPASGPQTPTSTPAPGSATRTPLTQDPASITDNLLQLPARRKASDFF; this is translated from the exons ATGGAGACTCCGGGCTCGGGGACCCGGGACTTGTCGCTCCCGGCTGCGTCCGGGCGGCCGAGGAAGCGCGCGGCGAGCGAGTTGGGGGCTGCGTCCAGCAAGCCTCGGGTCCTGGACGAGGAAGAGTTTATCGAG GGTCTGCAGAAGGTCATTCAGAGGGATTTCTTCCCTGATgtggagaagctgcaggcgcaGAAGGAGTACCTGGAGGCCGAGGAGAGCGGCGATTTGGAACGCATGCGCCAGATCGCCATCAAGTTTGGCTCCGCTCTGGGCAAGATGTCCCGAGAGCCTGCGCCTT ATGTGACCCCCGCCACATTTGAAACCCCTGAAGTGCACACAGGCCCTACTGTGGTAGGCAACAAGCTCAGGCCCCGAGGCCGAGGCCTGGAGGATG CAGGGGAGGctgccgaggaggaggaggagaaggagccaCTGCCCAGCCTGGACGTCTTCCTGAGCCGCTACACCAGTGAGGACAACGCCTCCTTCCAGGACATCATGGAGGTGGCCAAGGAAAAGAACCGAGCCCGACACGCCTGGCTGTACCAGGCCGAGGAGGAATTCAAGAAG agacagaaagataaccTTGCGCTCCCGTCGGCAGAGCACCAAGCCATCGAGAGCAGCCAGGCtggcgtggagacctggaagtacAAGGCCAAGAACTCCCTCATGTACTACCCTGagg GTGTCCCTGATGAAGAGCAGCTGTTCAAGAAGCCCCGTCAGGTGGTGCATAAGAACACGCGCTTCCTCCGGGACCCCTTCAGCCAGGCCCTGAGCCGgtcccagctgcagcaggcagcCGCCCTCAACGCCCAG CACAAACAGGGCAAGGTGGGCCCTGATGGCAAGGAGCTGATCCCCCAGGAGTCCCCCCGTGTGGCTGGCTTTGGATTCGTTGCGACGCCTTCTCCTGCCCCTG GTGTCAATGAGTCCCCGCTGATGACCTGGGGGGAGGTTGAGAACACCCCATTGAGAGTAGAAGGCTCTGAGACACCCTACGTGGATAGGACTCCTGGGCCAGCTTTCAAG ATCTTGGAGCCGGGCCGCAGGGAGCGGCTGGGGCTGAAGATGGCCAATGAGGCAGCTGCCAAGAACCGGGCCAAGAAGCAGGAGGCCTTGAGGAGAGTAACGGAAAATCTGGCCAG CCTCACCCCCAAAGGCCTGAGCCCAGCCATGTCCCCGGCTCTGCAGCGCCTTGTGAGCAGGACCACCAGCAAGTACACAGACCGCGCCTTGAGGGCCAGCTACACACCGTCTCCAGCACGCTCCACCCAGCTCAAGACCCCCGCAAGTGGGCCGCAGACCCCCACGAGTACACCGGCCCCTGGCTCGGCCACACGCACGCCGCTGACACAGGATCCGGCCTCTATCACAGACAACCTGCTGCAGCTCCCCGCTCGGCGCAaagcctctgattttttttag
- the GSC2 gene encoding homeobox protein goosecoid-2 translates to MAVVAANRRGPGRPCPFSIEHILSSLPERSTPAGTARPPPPAPTPPPAPGRRQRPTEPGEPEAPDAVPCACCCCCGPRAVPRRPAEAAPGLGARLPWPLRLGPAAPLPLAAPLGGSGALSVAAGPGPQRRTRRHRTIFSEEQLQALEALFVQNQYPDVGTRERLAGRIRLREERVEVWFKNRRAKWRHQKRASVSASARLGAKKPPKQSC, encoded by the exons atggcggtggtggcggcgaaCCGCAGGGGCCCCGGGCGGCCCTGCCCTTTCTCCATCGAGCACATCCTCTCCAGCCTGCCAGAGCGGAGTACCCCGGCGGGGACagcccgcccgccgccgccggccccaaCGCCACCGCCGGCTCCCGGACGCCGCCAGCGTCCCACGGAGCCGGGGGAGCCCGAGGCACCAGACGCTGTGCCctgcgcctgctgctgctgctgcgggcccCGCGCCGTGCCCCGCAGGCCCGCGGAGGCGGCTCCCGGGTTAG GTGCGCGACTGCCGTGGCCGCTGAGGCTGGGTCCCGCGGCGCCCTTACCCTTGGCCGCGCCGCTCGGCGGCTCCGGGGCGCTATCGGTGGCGGCAGGCCCCGGCCCGCAGCGGCGCACGCGTCGCCACCGTACCATCTTCAGCGAGGAGCAGCTGCAGGCACTCGAGGCACTCTTCGTGCAGAACCAGTACCCCGACGTGGGCACGCGCGAGCGCCTGGCCGGCCGCATCCGCCTGCGTGAGGAGCGCGTGGAG gTCTGGTTCAAGAACCGTAGAGCCAAGTGGCGCCACCAAAAGCGCGCGTCGGTGTCAGCGTCGGCGAGGCTTGGAGCCAAGAAACCCCCgaagcagagctgctga
- the TSSK2 gene encoding testis-specific serine/threonine-protein kinase 2, with protein MDDAAVLRKKGYIVGINLGKGSYAKVKSAYSERLKFNVAVKIIDRKKTPTDFVERFLPREMDILATVNHRSIIKTYEIFETSDGRIYIVMELGVQGDLLEFIKCRGALHEDVARKMFRQLSSAVKYCHDLDVVHRDLKCENLLLDKDFNIKLSDFGFSKRCLRDGSGRIVLSKTFCGSAAYAAPEVLQGIPYQPKVYDIWSLGVILYIMVCGSMPYDDSDIKKMLRIQKEHRVDFPRSKNLTGECKDLIYRILQPDVSRRLQIDEILSHSWLQPPKPKAMSSASFKREGDSKYRAECKLDARQASRPEHKLGTKAQQRLLAMPEKEDKGEERLAETPRTKDHHISGAEVGKASI; from the coding sequence ATGGATGATGCCGCGGTCCTAAGGAAGAAGGGTTACATCGTGGGCATCAATCTGGGCAAGGGCTCCTATGCCAAGGTCAAGTCTGCCTACTCTGAGCGCCTCAAGTTCAACGTGGCGGTCAAGATCATCGACCGCAAGAAGACGCCCACCGACTTCGTGGAGAGGTTCCTTCCACGGGAGATGGACATCCTGGCGACCGTCAACCACCGCTCCATCATCAAGACCTATGAGATCTTTGAGACATCAGACGGTCGCATCTACATCGTCATGGAGCTCGGGGTCCAGGGCGACCTCCTCGAGTTCATCAAATGTCGGGGGGCTCTGCATGAGGACGTGGCGCGCAAGATGTTCCGCCAGCTTTCCTCAGCTGTCAAGTACTGCCATGACCTGGACGTCGTCCACCGAGACCTCAAGTGTGAGAACCTCCTCCTTGACAAGGACTTCAACATCAAGCTGTCCGACTTTGGCTTCTCCAAGCGCTGCCTGCGGGATGGGAGCGGCCGCATTGTCCTCAGCAAGACCTTCTGTGGCTCAGCAGCGTACGCGGCCCCCGAGGTGCTGCAGGGCATCCCCTACCAGCCCAAGGTCTATGACATCTGGAGCCTGGGCGTGATCCTCTACATCATGGTGTGTGGCTCCATGCCCTACGACGACTCCGACATCAAGAAGATGCTGCGCATCCAGAAGGAGCACCGTGTCGACTTCCCACGCTCCAAGAACCTGACGGGTGAGTGCAAGGACCTCATCTACCGCATCCTGCAGCCCGACGTCAGCCGGCGGCTGCAAATTGACGAGATCCTCAgccactcctggctgcagccgcCTAAGCCCAAGGCCATGTCCTCAGCCTCCTTCAAGAGGGAGGGGGACAGCAAGTATCGGGCCGAGTGTAAATTGGATGCCCGCCAGGCCTCCCGGCCCGAGCACAAGCTGGGAACCAAAGCTCAGCAAAGGCTGCTAGCGATGCCGGAGAAGGAGGACAAGGGGGAAGAAAGGCTGGCCGAGACTCCCAGGACCAAAGACCATCACATCTCCGGAGCTGAAGTGGGGAAAGCCAGCATCTAG
- the ESS2 gene encoding splicing factor ESS-2 homolog isoform X2, whose translation METPGSGTRDLSLPAASGRPRKRAASELGAASSKPRVLDEEEFIEGLQKVIQRDFFPDVEKLQAQKEYLEAEESGDLERMRQIAIKFGSALGKMSREPAPYVTPATFETPEVHTGPTVVGNKLRPRGRGLEDGEAAEEEEEKEPLPSLDVFLSRYTSEDNASFQDIMEVAKEKNRARHAWLYQAEEEFKKRQKDNLALPSAEHQAIESSQAGVETWKYKAKNSLMYYPEGVPDEEQLFKKPRQVVHKNTRFLRDPFSQALSRSQLQQAAALNAQHKQGKVGPDGKELIPQESPRVAGFGFVATPSPAPGVNESPLMTWGEVENTPLRVEGSETPYVDRTPGPAFKILEPGRRERLGLKMANEAAAKNRAKKQEALRRVTENLASLTPKGLSPAMSPALQRLVSRTTSKYTDRALRASYTPSPARSTQLKTPASGPQTPTSTPAPGSATRTPLTQDPASITDNLLQLPARRKASDFF comes from the exons ATGGAGACTCCGGGCTCGGGGACCCGGGACTTGTCGCTCCCGGCTGCGTCCGGGCGGCCGAGGAAGCGCGCGGCGAGCGAGTTGGGGGCTGCGTCCAGCAAGCCTCGGGTCCTGGACGAGGAAGAGTTTATCGAG GGTCTGCAGAAGGTCATTCAGAGGGATTTCTTCCCTGATgtggagaagctgcaggcgcaGAAGGAGTACCTGGAGGCCGAGGAGAGCGGCGATTTGGAACGCATGCGCCAGATCGCCATCAAGTTTGGCTCCGCTCTGGGCAAGATGTCCCGAGAGCCTGCGCCTT ATGTGACCCCCGCCACATTTGAAACCCCTGAAGTGCACACAGGCCCTACTGTGGTAGGCAACAAGCTCAGGCCCCGAGGCCGAGGCCTGGAGGATG GGGAGGctgccgaggaggaggaggagaaggagccaCTGCCCAGCCTGGACGTCTTCCTGAGCCGCTACACCAGTGAGGACAACGCCTCCTTCCAGGACATCATGGAGGTGGCCAAGGAAAAGAACCGAGCCCGACACGCCTGGCTGTACCAGGCCGAGGAGGAATTCAAGAAG agacagaaagataaccTTGCGCTCCCGTCGGCAGAGCACCAAGCCATCGAGAGCAGCCAGGCtggcgtggagacctggaagtacAAGGCCAAGAACTCCCTCATGTACTACCCTGagg GTGTCCCTGATGAAGAGCAGCTGTTCAAGAAGCCCCGTCAGGTGGTGCATAAGAACACGCGCTTCCTCCGGGACCCCTTCAGCCAGGCCCTGAGCCGgtcccagctgcagcaggcagcCGCCCTCAACGCCCAG CACAAACAGGGCAAGGTGGGCCCTGATGGCAAGGAGCTGATCCCCCAGGAGTCCCCCCGTGTGGCTGGCTTTGGATTCGTTGCGACGCCTTCTCCTGCCCCTG GTGTCAATGAGTCCCCGCTGATGACCTGGGGGGAGGTTGAGAACACCCCATTGAGAGTAGAAGGCTCTGAGACACCCTACGTGGATAGGACTCCTGGGCCAGCTTTCAAG ATCTTGGAGCCGGGCCGCAGGGAGCGGCTGGGGCTGAAGATGGCCAATGAGGCAGCTGCCAAGAACCGGGCCAAGAAGCAGGAGGCCTTGAGGAGAGTAACGGAAAATCTGGCCAG CCTCACCCCCAAAGGCCTGAGCCCAGCCATGTCCCCGGCTCTGCAGCGCCTTGTGAGCAGGACCACCAGCAAGTACACAGACCGCGCCTTGAGGGCCAGCTACACACCGTCTCCAGCACGCTCCACCCAGCTCAAGACCCCCGCAAGTGGGCCGCAGACCCCCACGAGTACACCGGCCCCTGGCTCGGCCACACGCACGCCGCTGACACAGGATCCGGCCTCTATCACAGACAACCTGCTGCAGCTCCCCGCTCGGCGCAaagcctctgattttttttag